A portion of the Tiliqua scincoides isolate rTilSci1 chromosome 3, rTilSci1.hap2, whole genome shotgun sequence genome contains these proteins:
- the SPMIP5 gene encoding sperm-associated microtubule inner protein 5 — translation MTAFRRQVDECHPLIPGYTGYIPLRFYRIGTSFGSDSVYCVNAFRNATERKEQQTCELQHAAATTPQLPPLRSNEEMIDVLDDYNYKRHPYVLGPVETRRGLLEPPIPGWTGFVPRSKVTEFGHGMRYHVMAENCYQDFKNLLEKGGHDPASTDIKGEEHVTKTTFSRPQQRFYRSEGMLPKYTGHIPHERSGIGRTFGNISRSCSVCNHMDENYGAYLAKKRKAEQALEQLVNEKKAADV, via the exons ATGACGGCATTTCGACGGCAGGTAGATGAATGCCACCCTCTGATCCCAGGATACACAG GCTATATTCCTCTTAGATTCTACCGAATTGGGACTAGCTTTGGAAGCGATTCTGTGTATTGTGTGAATGCGTTTCGTAATGCTACTGAGAGAAAAGAGCAGCAAACCTGtgaactgcagcatgcagcagctACAACACCACAGCTCCCACCTCTTCGCTCCAATGAAGAGATGATAGATGTACTTGATGACTATAATTACAAACGTCATCCTTATGTGCTGG GGCCTGTAGAAACAAGACGAGGTCTCCTGGAGCCACCCATTCCAGGCTGGACTGGATTTGTGCCCAGGTCCAAAGTTACAGAGTTTGGTCATGGAATGCGGTACCACGTTATGGCAGAAAATTGCTATCAAGATTTTAAGAACTTGCTGGAGAAGGGCGGCCATGATCCTGCTAGCACAGACATCAA GGGAGAGGAACATGTAACCAAGACCACGTTCTCACGCCCACAGCAGAGATTCTATAGGTCTGAGGGGATGCTGCCCAAGTATACTGGTCATATTCCAC ATGAACGTTCTGGCATTGGAAGGACATTTGGCAACATTTCCCGAAGCTGTTCTGTTTGCAATCACATGGATGAGAACTATGGGGCTTATCTTGCCAAGAAACGCAAGGCTGAACAGGCTCTGGAGCAGCTGGTGAATGAGAAGAAAGCCGCAGATGTGTAA